The uncultured Bacteroides sp. genome includes the window CTCCTGTTCCGTTAGTGTATTCATTTACAAGCTTTTATAATCCTATCTTTCCCAAACAAATCTTTTATTACACAGATATCCCGATAACCTATCGTTTTAAGCAAAAAAGAGACTTTGTCTCCATAAGCCTGATTAATTTCAAAATATATTTTCCCTCCTAAAGGCAAGCTTTCCATTCCGAAGCGACCGATACTACGGTAGAAATATAAAGGGTCATCATCTGGTACAAACAGAGCCAACTCAGGTTCCCAATCCAATACATTTGCATCCATCTCCTCCTTCTCTAAAGAAGTAATATAAGGAGGATTACTTACTATTATATCATAAAACTCTGTTTTAGCTATAACATCAAATATATCTTCTCTACAAAAAGAAACAGATGTTCCTAACTGAGAATTGTTTTGCCTGGCTATAGCAAGTGCCTCCTCCGAGATATCCCATGCAGAAACCGTAGCCAAAGGAATTTTCTTAGCTAACGTAATAGCAATACACCCACTTCCCGTACCGATATCTAAAATACGCAATGCCCCTGCATTTTCTTTAATAATTAAATCGACCAACTCTTCAGTTTCGGGACGAGGTATGAGTACTCCAGGAGCAACAGAAAACATTAATCCGAAAAAATCAGCATATCCACGGATATATTGAATTGGTTCATTATTGCGCAAACGTTTCAGAATAGTTTCCAATTCTTTCTGCTTATTTTCAGATAAATGAATATCTTTGCCTAAAAAGAAATCAATCGCATCTACTCCAAGCAGATCGCAACAGATAGTCCTCGTAAGACTTTTTAATTCTTGCGGTGAATAAATGCTCTGCAGAGACTGGCGAATATATAAAGATAAACGATTCATATTTCATGTTTGAATCTGCAAAAATAAGAATTTTAGAATCACAAGCCTAATAAAATGGGAGAAGAAAAATACATGCAACGGTGCATACAGCTCGCAAAAAACGGACGATGTAACACCACACCCAACCCAGTAGTGGGAGCTGTCATCGTTTGTAATGGGAAGATAATTGGAGAAGGGTATCATGCAAAATATGGAGCTCCGCACGCTGAAGTAAATGCTATCAATTCTGTTAAAGATAAGTCTTTATTAAAAAAATCAACACTGTACGTTAGCTTGGAACCTTGTTCACATTACGGAAAAACCCCGCCCTGTGCAGATCTCATCATTAAAAAACAAATACCAAAGATTATTATCGGATGTCAGGACCCTTTTACAGAAGTAGCAGGGCGTGGCATTAAAAAACTACGTGATGCAGGAAGAGATGTTACAGTTGGCCTTTGCGAAAATGATTGCAAAAATCTGATCAAACCATTCATCATCTTCAACACTCTACGTCGCCCCTATATCACTCTAAAATGGGCTGAATCATCAGACGGCTATATAGATGCAGTTCGGAGCAGTGGCTCCCCGACTATTCTCTCAACCGACTTAACCTCTATGCTGGTTCATAAAAAAAGAGCGGAGGCTGATGCGATTATGGTAGGTACTCAAACAGCCCGTTTAGATAATCCGTTTCTCACAGTACGCAACTGGTATGGACAAAATCCCACACGAATAGTGATTGACCGCAATTTATCACTGAAAAGGTCTTTGCATTTATTTGATGGAAGTGTTCATTCGCTTGTATTTACATCTGCAAATTGCCCGGAAGAGAAAAACATAGAATACATAACACTTGATTTTGAGAAAAATATTCTACCTCAAATATTAAATATCCTATATAAGAAAAAGCTACAATTGCTTTTTGTTGAGGGTGGAAGTGTTTTGCTTCAATCATTTATTAATAGCGGTTTATGGGATGAGATTTTTATTGAAAAGAGCCATAAAGAACTTGGAACGGGAGTTAAATCTCCCGAAATGATCGATAAGATAAGCCATTCCACCCAAAAACACTTCGGAGTGCCAATCCTGCATTATATCAATGAAAAGATAGAAAACAATACACCCAAATAGGTTTTCCATCGATAAAAACAGCATTATTATCTATAATTTTATATAAAACTTGCCGCCAATGCTCAATGTAGAGAAAAATGTTCCTATTTTTGCAACTTGTAAATAAACACAATGTTTCAAATGAAAATAAAGTTTTTATCAATAATTATCAGCTCTTTGTTTATATCGTTTGCTGTTACTTCATGCCTTAACACAGATGATAATGCAGAATACAGTTCAGACGACACCATACATGCTTTTGCAATAGACACTATACATGGGGCAGATTATGCATTTACGATTGATCAAAGCAACAATAAAATATATAATGCAGATTCCTTACCTGTAGGGTCAGATACCATTATAAATAAGATACTCATTAAAACTTTAACTGTAAACGGATATATAACTTCTGGAGATTCCGCTTTTAACATAGCCGATTCCGTTGATCTGACGAAAACAATGGTAACTCCCCTAAAGTTGAAAGTTTGGGCGCCTGATGGCACACACTCAAGAGAATATTCTATTGAAGTTCGCGTTCATCAACAAGATCCCGACTCATTAGTCTGGAATAAAATAAGTAATTCTTTCTCTAACGGGGAAGTTACCGGCAAACAAAAATCAGTAATAATAAACAATACTTTATTTGTATACACATCAAACGTTTCGGCATATTCGTCCGCTGTATCAGATGGACATTTTTGGGATAAAATAACGGTTATCGGATTGCCTGACGACACAAACATATCTTCTCTGCTCAACTTTGGCAACACACTTTATGCAGCAACCGGAAGTGGAGAAGTATTCTATTCGGAAAATGGAATCACATGGCAGAAAAACCAAACGGGATTAAGTGGCAATATCGTAACATTAATAACGAGCTTCCCCACAGGTATAACTGGAATTACTAAAGATGGTACAGTTCTTAAATTCTGCCTATCAAACCCATCAATGACAGGCTGGGAAATTGGAGAAGAAGTACCTGACGGATTTCCTCTAGAAAACATTTCAGCAACAGTTTATACAACAAATACTAAAATCACAAAATCTTTTCTAATGGGAAAAGCGGTAGATGATGCTTCTGCTACTCAAACGATTCCTTGGTTCTCGATAGATGGAAAAACTTGGGTCGATGCGTCTACTTCCTCGAATTATTATTGCCCAATAATGAATAATCCGTCTATTATCCGTTACAATGATAAATTCTACGCCTTTGGCGGCGATTTCAGCTCTTTCTATGCCTCCGAAGATGGCATAGTATGGAAGGAAGTTAAAAAGAAAGTCCTTTTCCCAAATGCGTTCAAAGGAAGAGGAGATTATTCAATGACGGTTGATGAAAATAATTTTATTTGGATCACATGGAGTAAAGGACAGAACGATGATGAAGTATGGCGAGGACGTATTAACAAGCTCGGCTTTTTGGTAAAATAATGAATAAAGGCAACTCTGTTTTTATTGCCTACGTTTAATAGCATCCAATCTTTTTTCCAAATGTAGAGAATGTAACAATTGAAAAAGATGTCTGATAAAGAGCAAATAGATTTAAACCGTATACCCCAACATGTGGCAATCATAATGGACGGTAACGGGCGGTGGGCTAAGCAACGCGGTCAAGAGCGTAGCTATGGACATCGGGCTGGCGCCGAAACGGTACATGCTATCGCCGAAGAAGCTGCTCGTTTAGGCATTAAATTCCTTACCTTATATACTTTCTCAACCGAGAACTGGAATCGGCCAACCAACGAGGTTACCGCCATCATGAATCTGCTTATTGATTCCATCGAAGAAGAAACATTCATGAACAATAATATTAGCTTTCGTATTGTAGGTGACATAAACAAACTGCCCAAAGACTTGCAGAAACGTTTATATGATTGCATAGAACATACATCTTCAAATACTGGAATGTGCCTTGTCTTGGCCCTCAGTTATTCTTCTCGTTGGGAAATAACAGATGCGGCCAGAAAAATTGCTATAGAAATCAGTAAGGGAGAATTATCTCCTGAAGAGATAGACTGCAAATGCATATCTGCGCACTTGGCAACCAATTTTATGCCAGATCCCGATTTGCTCATCCGCACAGGTGGTGAAATCCGTTTAAGCAATTACCTATTATGGCAATGTGCTTACTCCGAACTTTATTTCTGTGAAACATTTTGGCCAGACTTTAAGGAAGAAGAGTTGCAAAAAGCAATATATGATTATCAAAAGAGAGAGCGCCGCTTTGGGAAGACCAGTGAGCAGGTTAGTTAATTTAGAACTTATAACTCAAAACACATATTAAATGCATTATCGTATTTCTGCCATACTTATAACATTTATCAGCCTGTTCAGCTTTGCGCTTTCAGGCACTGCACAGAATGTAAACACTACAGATGAATCTTCCAAACCGGTGATTTTGTATTCGGGTACGCCTAAAAAATACGAAATAGGCGGAATAAAAGTCTCAGGAGTAAAAAACTATGAAGATTATGTCCTCATAGGATTATCAGGATTGTCTGTGGGACAAACCATCACAGTGCCTGGTGATGAAATTACACAAGCGATTAAACGCTATTGGCATCATGGATTATTCTCTAATGTATCCATAACGGCAGAGAAGATAGAAGGCAATAAAATCTTCTTAAATATTAGTTTGACCCAACGGCCCCGCATCTCAGAGATACATTATAATGGCGTAAAAAAGAGCGAAAGAACAGATTTGGAAACAAAACTTGGGCTCGTTAAGGGTAGCCAGATCACACCAAATTTAGTTGATCGTGCAAAAACACTTATTAAAAGATATTTTGACGATAAAGGGTTCAAGAATGCAGATGTAGTCATTGTACAAAAAGATGATGCTGCTAATGAAAATCAAGTCATTGTAAATATCAATATTGACAAAAAAGAAAAGGTCAAAGTTCACAAGATCACAATAGTAGGCAACAAAGCGATAAAAACGTCAAAGCTCAAAAAAGTGATGAAGAAAACGAATGAGAAAGGTAAACTAGTAAACTTGTTCCGTACAAAGAAGTTTGTTAATGAGCACTACGAAGCTGACAAACAACTCATCATTGACAAATATAACGAACTAGGGTATCGTGATGCCCGTATTGTCGTTGATAGCGTATCTCCGTACAACGAAAAGACAGTAAATGTTTTCTTGAAAATAGAAGAAGGAGACAAATACTACCTCCGCAACGTCACTTGGATAGGTAACACTCTATATCCTTCTGAGCAACTGAACTACATGTTACGCATGAAAAAGGGAGATGTTTACAATCAGAAGCTATTAAATGAACGAATAACAACCGACGACGATGCTATCGGTAATTTATATTATAATAATGGATACCTGTTTTACAACCTGGAACCTGTTGAAGTTAATATTGATAATGATTCGATAGATCTTGAAATGAGAATATCTGAAGGACGCCAAGCTACAATCAGTAAAGTGAAGATAAACGGTAACGACCGTGTATATGAAAATGTTGTTCGCCGCGAACTTCGTACCCGTCCCGGGCAGCTCTTCAGCAAAGAAGATTTAATGCGTTCCATGCGTGAAATTCAACAAATGGGACATTTTGATCCGGAAAATATCAAGCCGGACATTCAACCTGATGCCACAAATGGTACGGTAGATATTGCTTATGACTTAGTTTCAAAAGCTAACGATCAGGTAGAGTTCTCTGCCGGTTGGGGACAAACCGGAGTAATAGGCAAGTTAAGCCTAAAGTTCACCAACTTCTCGCTGCCAAACTTACTACATCCGGGCAAGAACTACCGGGGCATCCTCCCTCAGGGAGATGGGCAGACTTTAACCATTAGTGGACAGACCAATGCTAAATATTATCAATCATATAGTGTTTCATTCTTTGACCCTTGGTTTGGAGGAAAACGTCCGAATTCATTCTCTGTTTCTGCGTTCTATTCTGTGCAAACCGACATTAGTAGTAGCTATTATAACTCAAGTTATCTGACTAATTATTATAATAATAGTTATAATAGTGGATATAATGACTATTCAAACTACTATGATCCCAGCAAATCGATCAAGATGTTCGGCCTTTCTGTAGGATGGGGAAAACGTCTTAGCTGGCCGGATGACTATTTTACCCTTTCCGCAGAACTATCTTATCAAAAATACATTCTGAAAGATTGGAGCTATTTCCCTGTAACAAATGGCGGATGTAACAATATTAGTTTGAACTTAACGTTAGCACGTAATTCAAGTGATAACCCTATCTACCCTCGCCAGGGATCTGACTTTTCTTTATCAGTTCAGGTTACTCCCCCCTATTCATTGTTTGACGGCGTAGATTACAGCTCATATGATCTGACTAATCAAGATGATGTAAACAAAATGCATAAATGGGTAGAGTATCATAAATGGAAATTAAAATCAAAAACTTATACGGCATTTACTTCGGGAGCAAAAACTCCAGTATTAATGACACGTGTAGAATTTGGTTTACTGGGAAGTTTCAATAAATATAAGAAATCGCCATTTGAAACATTTGATATGGGCGGCGACGGCATGACAGGTTATTCAAGCTATGCCACCGAAAGTATTGCGCTTCGAGGTTATGAGAATAGTTCACTTACTCCCTACCGTGGCTACGAAGGATACGCTTATACCCGCATGGCTCTGGAATTGAGATACCCATTAATGTTGGAGACTAGCACCAGTATCTATGCGTTAACCTTCGTTGAAGCAGGTAATGCATGGCATGATATCAAAAACTTCAATCCATTCGACCTGAAAAGATCGGCCGGTGTGGGTGTGCGTATCTTCTTGCCAATGATTGGTATGATGGGTATTGATTGGGCCTATGGCTTTGATAAAATATTTGGTTCTAAACAATACGGCGGAAGTCAGTTCCACTTCATTTTAGGGCAAGAGTTCTAATCTGTTTTATTTAAAAAAAAATAAACATTATGAGAAAATCTATTCTATTCATTGTCTTGCTAACCGCTGCAAATTTAACAGCCAGCGCACAAAAATTTGCCTTGATAGACATGGAGTACATCCTAAAGAATATCCCGGCTTACGAAAGTTCAAACGAACAACTAAACCAAGCCTCTAAAAAATACCAAAGCGAAGTTGAGACATTAACTCAAGAGGCTCAGGCTTTATACAAAAACTATCAATCTGAGGCCACGTCTCTTACTGAAACACAAAAAACAAAAAGAGAAGAGGAAATCGTAGCAAAGGAAAAAAGTACTGCCGAGTTGAAACGCAAATATTTCGGCCCCGAGGGTGAGCTTTCCAAACTGAGAGAAAGCCTAATAAAACCTATACAAGATGAGATATACAATGCTGTAAAAGAGATCTCAGAAATGAAAGGATATTCGGTGGTAGTAGACAGAGCTTCGGCTAACAGCATTATTTTTGCTTCTCCGAATATTGATATAAGTAATGAAGTATTAGCAAGATTAGGATATTCAAATTAATTTCATACATTTGCATCCAATAATACAAAAAATAATCATTAAAATAAATAATAAAATTATGCTTAAAAAAATTGCACTAGCAATTATGTTCATCCTCCCGATGAGTGTTTTTGCACAAACTCTTAAATTCGGTCACGTTACATCAAACGAAATCATCACGGCTATGCCTGAATTTACCAAAGCACAAGCCGACCTTCAAGCTCTGCAGAAAAAATACACTGATGAGATTCAAAGAACAAACGACGAGTTCAATAAGAAATATCAGGAATTTCAGCAAGCAATGCAAAAAGATTCTCTGCCTCAAAACATTGCTGAAAGAAGGCAAAAAGAGTTGCAGGATATGATGCAAAGAAGCGAACAGTTTCAGCAGGAAGCTTCTCAAAACATGCAAAAGGCTCAAACAGACTTGATGGCACCTATTACTCAGAAAGTAGATGAAGCAATTAAAGCTGTGGGTGAAGCAGAAGGAATGATTTATGTATTTGACCTTGCAAGAACGGCTATTCCTTATGTAAACAATAAGCTAAGCGTTGATATTACGCCACTTGTTAAAACAAAACTTGGATTGAAATAAAAATCAGGTTAAAAAAGCGCGGATAACGCGGATGGAGCGCAAATTCGCTTTATCCGCGTTTTTTATATCATATAAGAAAGCTAAAGGATGAAACAAGATTTACCCAATATTCCCGGCCCTATCGGAGTATTCGACTCAGGTTACGGAGGTTTAACTATCTTGAAACAAATAAGAGGAGTACTCCCTGAGTATGATTATATCTATTTGGGAGACAATGCCCGTACACCATATGGCACACGTTCGTTTGAAGTGGTGTATGAATTTACTCGTCAAGCTGTAACCAAGCTATTCGAAATGGGATGCCACCTTGTTATACTTGCTTGCAACACCGCTTCAGCCAAAGCACTGAGGAGTATACAGATAAATGACTTACCAAAAATCGATCCTTCAAGAAGAGTATTAGGCGTCATCCGCCCCACCGTAGAGAGTATTGGGGAAATAACCCATAGCAGACATGTGGGCGTGCTGGCCACAGATGGTACAATCAAATCAGAATCTTATCCATTGGAAATACACAAACTCTTTCCCGATATTATAGTAAGCGGCGAAGCCTGCCCAATGTGGGTTCCACTGGTAGAGAACAACGAAGCCAATTCAACAGGAGCAGATTATTTTATCAAAAAAAACATTGATCAGCTCCTCAATAAAGATAAGCTAATTGATACTGTTATCTTAGGCTGCACACACTATCCTTTGCTATTACCAAAAATTCAACGATTCATACCCGAGAATATACAATTAGTGACTCAGGGGGAATATGTGGCGACCAGTCTTCAAAATTACCTCCAGCGGCATCCGGAAATAGACAAAAAATGTACCAAAGGATCGACTACTCAATTTTGTACATCCGAAGCCAAAGATAAATTTACCGAGTCGGCTTTTGTTTTTTTGAATGAAGTCATCTCCGTACAAAGAGTATTGTTGGAATGATGAACGGCGCATAACTTTATGCAAAGTTATTTGTTCTATTTTTATATGAATTATAATTATCATAATAAGTAAACATCATGAAAGCAAAAGAAAACAGTCCTTTAACCGAAATTTTCTCCGGTTCGCCTTGGGAAGCCGAACTAATTAAAGGCTTGCTAGAGAGCAATGGCATCGATTCTGCAATCAAGGATGGCATAATGGGAACGTTAGCTCCTTATCTCAGCCCTGAGGTATCAATACTCGTCAGTGCAGAGGATTACGAAACAGCTATGCAGATTATTAAAGATAGAGACAAAGAGGAATAAAAATCTCCTTTGTCCACCCTTACCTAGGCTATAAAGTTAACAATACAAGAATCATTATACTATAAGACTAATAACATCCCCTACATCTTTCACTGAATAACACCATCAAGCATGTGGATAGTGCGGTCTGTAAGTTGCGCCAAAGCCTCATCGTGTGTGACGATGACAAAAGTCTGGCCAAATTGATTCCGTAAATCGAAGAACAATTGATGAAGTTCTTCCTTGTTGTGTGTGTCCAGACTCCCCGAAGGTTCATCCGCCAGAATCACAGCCGGATTATTAATCAATGCACGAGCCACTGCTACCCGCTGTTTCTCTCCTCCCGATAGCTCGTTGGGTTTATGCGAAGCCCGCTCCTTGAGTTTCATAAAATCGAGAATTTCAGCAGCACGCTTTGTTGCTTCAGAAGACGACATCCCGGCAATAAAAGCCGGTATCATCACATTTTCTATGGCGGTAAATTCGGGTAATAGCTGATGGAACTGAAACACAAACCCGATATGGCTGTTACGAAAAGCTGACAATGCCTTTTGCTTCATCCGACTAACGTTGGTATCATCAATTAAAACACACCCGCTGTCCGGTGCATCGAGCGTACCCATAATCTGCAATAAAGTTGTTTTCCCGGCACCGCTAGGTCCCACAATACTAACTATTTCTCCTTTATCAATCTCCAGATCAATGCCTTTCAGCACTTGCAAAGAACCAAAGCTCTTGGTTATTCCTTCTAACTTTATCACTTTTTTAAAAAATAAAATCAATTTTTCTTAAACCATTTATAAAACCATCTTCCCACACTTTCGTACCTTGGAGACTCATTAAGATGCCCCAGATCAGAAAAAGAAATTGTTGCCTGAGGATCACCATATTGATCAGGGTAGAGCACAATGAGACTATTGTTATCAAAATATTTGGTTAGTTGTGACGGAAGACGCTCAAACAAAGGATTATAAGAGATGAAGCCACGCCGGGCGCTGACTATGACCAATAAATGATCATCATTTACCTCACCGGTTAACAACAGAAGATCATCCCAGGCAGGAAATTCAGTAAACTCACCGCGCACATTTTTATGCTTCCTCTTCATATACCCCTCAAGGTAAGGCAGCGTATCGGGATGGGCAAAAAAATGCAAGCGACATCCCAATTGCTCTGCCATTCGGCAAAGTCGTTCCACCCATTTAAAAAAACCGGCCTCATACTCGGCCTTAGCAGGAACTGCCACTATGATGCGACGAAACGTATTTACAGGTATTAAACATTTCACAATCATCACCTGGCGATGCATGCCTCTTAACAGATTTTCCGTCAAAGCTCCCCAGAAAGAGTCTACCAAAGCAGCCTTACGGTGAAGTCCGATAATAATTTCCGAAGCATTATATTCCTTCAGCGTATGAATGATGCCGGAGGCTGTATTCTGATCAAAACGAGTAACTGTAT containing:
- a CDS encoding ABC transporter ATP-binding protein yields the protein MIKLEGITKSFGSLQVLKGIDLEIDKGEIVSIVGPSGAGKTTLLQIMGTLDAPDSGCVLIDDTNVSRMKQKALSAFRNSHIGFVFQFHQLLPEFTAIENVMIPAFIAGMSSSEATKRAAEILDFMKLKERASHKPNELSGGEKQRVAVARALINNPAVILADEPSGSLDTHNKEELHQLFFDLRNQFGQTFVIVTHDEALAQLTDRTIHMLDGVIQ
- the prmC gene encoding peptide chain release factor N(5)-glutamine methyltransferase; this translates as MNRLSLYIRQSLQSIYSPQELKSLTRTICCDLLGVDAIDFFLGKDIHLSENKQKELETILKRLRNNEPIQYIRGYADFFGLMFSVAPGVLIPRPETEELVDLIIKENAGALRILDIGTGSGCIAITLAKKIPLATVSAWDISEEALAIARQNNSQLGTSVSFCREDIFDVIAKTEFYDIIVSNPPYITSLEKEEMDANVLDWEPELALFVPDDDPLYFYRSIGRFGMESLPLGGKIYFEINQAYGDKVSFLLKTIGYRDICVIKDLFGKDRIIKACK
- the ribD gene encoding bifunctional diaminohydroxyphosphoribosylaminopyrimidine deaminase/5-amino-6-(5-phosphoribosylamino)uracil reductase RibD, with product MGEEKYMQRCIQLAKNGRCNTTPNPVVGAVIVCNGKIIGEGYHAKYGAPHAEVNAINSVKDKSLLKKSTLYVSLEPCSHYGKTPPCADLIIKKQIPKIIIGCQDPFTEVAGRGIKKLRDAGRDVTVGLCENDCKNLIKPFIIFNTLRRPYITLKWAESSDGYIDAVRSSGSPTILSTDLTSMLVHKKRAEADAIMVGTQTARLDNPFLTVRNWYGQNPTRIVIDRNLSLKRSLHLFDGSVHSLVFTSANCPEEKNIEYITLDFEKNILPQILNILYKKKLQLLFVEGGSVLLQSFINSGLWDEIFIEKSHKELGTGVKSPEMIDKISHSTQKHFGVPILHYINEKIENNTPK
- a CDS encoding OmpH family outer membrane protein, encoding MRKSILFIVLLTAANLTASAQKFALIDMEYILKNIPAYESSNEQLNQASKKYQSEVETLTQEAQALYKNYQSEATSLTETQKTKREEEIVAKEKSTAELKRKYFGPEGELSKLRESLIKPIQDEIYNAVKEISEMKGYSVVVDRASANSIIFASPNIDISNEVLARLGYSN
- a CDS encoding DUF6242 domain-containing protein gives rise to the protein MKIKFLSIIISSLFISFAVTSCLNTDDNAEYSSDDTIHAFAIDTIHGADYAFTIDQSNNKIYNADSLPVGSDTIINKILIKTLTVNGYITSGDSAFNIADSVDLTKTMVTPLKLKVWAPDGTHSREYSIEVRVHQQDPDSLVWNKISNSFSNGEVTGKQKSVIINNTLFVYTSNVSAYSSAVSDGHFWDKITVIGLPDDTNISSLLNFGNTLYAATGSGEVFYSENGITWQKNQTGLSGNIVTLITSFPTGITGITKDGTVLKFCLSNPSMTGWEIGEEVPDGFPLENISATVYTTNTKITKSFLMGKAVDDASATQTIPWFSIDGKTWVDASTSSNYYCPIMNNPSIIRYNDKFYAFGGDFSSFYASEDGIVWKEVKKKVLFPNAFKGRGDYSMTVDENNFIWITWSKGQNDDEVWRGRINKLGFLVK
- the bamA gene encoding outer membrane protein assembly factor BamA gives rise to the protein MHYRISAILITFISLFSFALSGTAQNVNTTDESSKPVILYSGTPKKYEIGGIKVSGVKNYEDYVLIGLSGLSVGQTITVPGDEITQAIKRYWHHGLFSNVSITAEKIEGNKIFLNISLTQRPRISEIHYNGVKKSERTDLETKLGLVKGSQITPNLVDRAKTLIKRYFDDKGFKNADVVIVQKDDAANENQVIVNINIDKKEKVKVHKITIVGNKAIKTSKLKKVMKKTNEKGKLVNLFRTKKFVNEHYEADKQLIIDKYNELGYRDARIVVDSVSPYNEKTVNVFLKIEEGDKYYLRNVTWIGNTLYPSEQLNYMLRMKKGDVYNQKLLNERITTDDDAIGNLYYNNGYLFYNLEPVEVNIDNDSIDLEMRISEGRQATISKVKINGNDRVYENVVRRELRTRPGQLFSKEDLMRSMREIQQMGHFDPENIKPDIQPDATNGTVDIAYDLVSKANDQVEFSAGWGQTGVIGKLSLKFTNFSLPNLLHPGKNYRGILPQGDGQTLTISGQTNAKYYQSYSVSFFDPWFGGKRPNSFSVSAFYSVQTDISSSYYNSSYLTNYYNNSYNSGYNDYSNYYDPSKSIKMFGLSVGWGKRLSWPDDYFTLSAELSYQKYILKDWSYFPVTNGGCNNISLNLTLARNSSDNPIYPRQGSDFSLSVQVTPPYSLFDGVDYSSYDLTNQDDVNKMHKWVEYHKWKLKSKTYTAFTSGAKTPVLMTRVEFGLLGSFNKYKKSPFETFDMGGDGMTGYSSYATESIALRGYENSSLTPYRGYEGYAYTRMALELRYPLMLETSTSIYALTFVEAGNAWHDIKNFNPFDLKRSAGVGVRIFLPMIGMMGIDWAYGFDKIFGSKQYGGSQFHFILGQEF
- a CDS encoding OmpH family outer membrane protein yields the protein MLKKIALAIMFILPMSVFAQTLKFGHVTSNEIITAMPEFTKAQADLQALQKKYTDEIQRTNDEFNKKYQEFQQAMQKDSLPQNIAERRQKELQDMMQRSEQFQQEASQNMQKAQTDLMAPITQKVDEAIKAVGEAEGMIYVFDLARTAIPYVNNKLSVDITPLVKTKLGLK
- a CDS encoding isoprenyl transferase encodes the protein MSDKEQIDLNRIPQHVAIIMDGNGRWAKQRGQERSYGHRAGAETVHAIAEEAARLGIKFLTLYTFSTENWNRPTNEVTAIMNLLIDSIEEETFMNNNISFRIVGDINKLPKDLQKRLYDCIEHTSSNTGMCLVLALSYSSRWEITDAARKIAIEISKGELSPEEIDCKCISAHLATNFMPDPDLLIRTGGEIRLSNYLLWQCAYSELYFCETFWPDFKEEELQKAIYDYQKRERRFGKTSEQVS
- the murI gene encoding glutamate racemase gives rise to the protein MKQDLPNIPGPIGVFDSGYGGLTILKQIRGVLPEYDYIYLGDNARTPYGTRSFEVVYEFTRQAVTKLFEMGCHLVILACNTASAKALRSIQINDLPKIDPSRRVLGVIRPTVESIGEITHSRHVGVLATDGTIKSESYPLEIHKLFPDIIVSGEACPMWVPLVENNEANSTGADYFIKKNIDQLLNKDKLIDTVILGCTHYPLLLPKIQRFIPENIQLVTQGEYVATSLQNYLQRHPEIDKKCTKGSTTQFCTSEAKDKFTESAFVFLNEVISVQRVLLE
- a CDS encoding DUF2007-related protein, coding for MKAKENSPLTEIFSGSPWEAELIKGLLESNGIDSAIKDGIMGTLAPYLSPEVSILVSAEDYETAMQIIKDRDKEE